In Gemmatimonadetes bacterium T265, one DNA window encodes the following:
- a CDS encoding glycosyl transferase family 2, whose translation MTDRTPPDTPAVASSPAVSGPHYTGPERRGPNRLPVFLEPTGRRWERVRTTVRAAAVLTSLLALVVIVVALVAPNLGGLGNVLLPDHQVLGRPPRLLLTKNARERARQELRLYGALERHRVPSGVRASEIRVDPRAKKPGRVPLADERTDPIVAGFYVSWDTASHVALARYVRHLDWVVGEFAFVAPAGDSLRIDVDKRVFSIIDTVAPADRPRVFLMVSNANQGEFTAGPLVRLVSTAAGRARAVAQLAAAVKQYGFAGVTLDFENFPASADPGMLAFVRAVGDAVRPLGAIVTQTIATDQIEGERAARYASFNDYVFLMLYDEHYASSGAGPVASQAWFEQHARDYLRYVPAKKAIVALGAYGYDWNDGESKVSEIKFQEAVELARNNAAPLRWDARSLNPYLTWTDPDSTDHVIWYLDGASAYNQARAAMRLGAAGLGVWRLGSEDPSLWRVIDRTGVRPDPQRLTTIDSLYDVDFVGTGEVLKVVATPTVGARTVRVDSASGLVVGQTTTVLPSPYVVQRAGAHPGAPPGQGGRKIALTFDDGPDGQWTPPILDTLKKYGAPATFFVIGENAQRHLALTRRIYREGHEIGNHTYTHPNLALEPSWLARLELDATNRVIEAAIDRRTALFRPPFFGDAEPTTTDELGPVSVASRLGFITAGLHLDAEDWDLQHVKTADQIVANVLDAREAHPLDGNVVLLHDGGGNRSLTVAALGPLIDSLRARGDTLVLFSQLTGVPRDVAMPPLPRGSLALRWAELAGFGLFGVGEWALFWVLTTAVVLGLARLAFIMTLAAVHRVRSDRRGARLDALAAEGQPTPGHDYAPSVSVIVPAYNEEKVIVKTITSLLSQRYAGALEIVVVDDGSPDSTYEIAEHAYGAHPQVSVYTKPNGGKASALNFGIARARGEVVIGLDADTVFLPNTTAELVAPLADPRVGAVAGNAKVGNRVNIVTQWQAVEYVTSQNLDRRAFSLLDCITVVPGAVGAWRRALVLEVGGFSDDTLAEDQDLTLEIRRRGHSVAYADRAIAYTEAPDTLRGLAKQRFRWSFGTLQCMWKHRDVLLRPRYGSLGMVAMPNVWLFQLVFAAIGPVADLMFVLSLLSVWFNKVQHGATYALVNLRQILIYYAIFLVVDWLAAVLAFFMESGEDRRLTWLIFLQRFAYRQVMYWVVVKSFAAALRGRVVGWGKLDRTGAVSVPRATPAAATLPV comes from the coding sequence GTGACCGACCGTACCCCGCCCGACACGCCCGCCGTCGCCAGTTCGCCCGCCGTTTCAGGTCCACACTACACGGGCCCCGAGCGGCGCGGCCCGAACCGCCTGCCCGTCTTCCTCGAGCCGACCGGGCGCCGCTGGGAACGCGTCCGGACGACCGTGCGGGCGGCGGCCGTCCTCACGAGCCTGCTCGCCCTGGTCGTGATCGTTGTCGCGCTCGTCGCGCCGAACCTCGGCGGACTGGGCAACGTGCTGCTCCCCGACCACCAGGTGCTCGGGCGGCCGCCGCGATTGCTGCTGACGAAGAACGCCCGCGAGCGGGCCCGCCAGGAGCTGCGCCTCTACGGCGCGCTCGAGCGCCACCGCGTGCCGAGCGGCGTGCGCGCCTCCGAGATCCGCGTCGACCCGCGGGCCAAAAAGCCCGGCCGCGTCCCCCTCGCCGACGAGCGCACCGACCCGATCGTCGCCGGCTTCTACGTCTCCTGGGACACCGCGTCGCACGTCGCCCTCGCCCGCTACGTGCGCCACCTCGACTGGGTCGTCGGCGAGTTCGCGTTCGTCGCGCCCGCGGGGGACTCGCTCCGGATCGACGTCGACAAGCGCGTGTTCTCGATCATCGACACCGTCGCGCCGGCCGACCGGCCGCGCGTCTTCCTCATGGTGTCGAACGCGAACCAGGGCGAGTTCACCGCCGGCCCGCTCGTCAGGCTCGTCTCGACCGCCGCGGGGCGCGCGCGCGCCGTCGCGCAGCTCGCCGCCGCGGTCAAACAGTACGGCTTCGCCGGCGTCACGCTCGACTTCGAGAACTTCCCCGCCTCCGCGGACCCGGGGATGCTCGCCTTCGTCCGCGCCGTCGGCGACGCCGTCCGCCCGCTCGGCGCGATCGTCACGCAGACCATCGCGACCGACCAGATCGAGGGCGAGCGCGCCGCGCGCTACGCGTCGTTCAACGACTACGTGTTCCTGATGCTCTACGACGAGCACTACGCGTCGAGCGGCGCGGGGCCCGTCGCGAGCCAGGCGTGGTTCGAGCAGCACGCGCGCGACTACCTGCGCTACGTGCCGGCCAAGAAGGCGATCGTTGCGTTAGGCGCCTACGGCTACGACTGGAACGACGGCGAGAGCAAGGTCTCGGAGATCAAGTTCCAGGAGGCCGTCGAGCTCGCGCGCAACAACGCCGCGCCCCTGCGCTGGGACGCGCGCTCGCTCAACCCCTACCTCACCTGGACCGACCCCGACTCGACCGACCACGTCATCTGGTACCTCGACGGCGCGAGCGCGTACAACCAGGCGCGCGCCGCGATGCGCCTCGGCGCCGCCGGCCTCGGCGTCTGGCGCCTCGGCTCCGAGGACCCGTCGCTCTGGCGCGTCATCGACCGTACCGGCGTCCGCCCCGACCCCCAGCGTCTGACGACCATCGACTCGCTCTACGACGTCGACTTCGTCGGCACGGGCGAGGTGCTCAAGGTCGTCGCCACCCCCACGGTCGGCGCGCGCACCGTCCGCGTCGACTCGGCGAGCGGCCTCGTCGTCGGGCAGACCACCACCGTGCTGCCGTCGCCCTACGTCGTGCAGCGCGCCGGCGCCCACCCGGGCGCGCCGCCCGGCCAGGGCGGGCGCAAGATCGCGCTCACCTTCGACGACGGCCCCGACGGGCAGTGGACGCCGCCGATCCTCGACACCCTCAAGAAGTACGGCGCGCCCGCGACCTTCTTCGTCATCGGCGAGAACGCCCAACGCCACCTCGCCCTCACGCGGCGCATCTACCGCGAGGGGCACGAGATCGGCAACCACACCTACACGCACCCCAACCTCGCCCTCGAGCCGAGCTGGCTCGCCCGGCTCGAACTCGACGCAACCAACCGCGTCATCGAGGCCGCGATCGACCGGCGCACCGCCCTCTTCCGCCCCCCCTTTTTCGGGGACGCCGAGCCGACGACCACCGACGAACTCGGGCCGGTGAGCGTGGCGAGCCGGCTCGGCTTCATCACCGCCGGCCTCCACCTCGACGCCGAGGACTGGGACCTGCAGCACGTGAAGACGGCCGACCAGATCGTCGCCAACGTGCTCGACGCCCGCGAGGCGCACCCGCTCGACGGCAACGTCGTGCTGCTCCACGACGGCGGCGGCAACCGCTCCCTCACCGTCGCCGCGTTAGGCCCGCTCATCGATTCGCTGCGCGCCCGCGGCGACACGCTCGTGCTCTTTTCCCAGCTCACGGGCGTGCCGCGCGACGTCGCGATGCCGCCGCTCCCGCGCGGGAGCCTCGCCCTCCGCTGGGCCGAACTCGCCGGCTTCGGGCTCTTCGGCGTCGGCGAGTGGGCGCTCTTCTGGGTGCTCACCACGGCCGTCGTCCTCGGCCTCGCGCGCCTCGCCTTCATCATGACGCTCGCCGCCGTGCACCGCGTGCGCTCCGACCGCCGCGGCGCGCGCCTCGACGCGCTCGCCGCCGAGGGACAGCCCACCCCCGGTCACGACTACGCGCCGAGCGTGAGCGTGATCGTGCCCGCCTACAACGAGGAGAAGGTGATCGTGAAGACGATCACCTCGCTCCTGTCCCAACGCTACGCGGGCGCGCTCGAGATCGTCGTCGTCGACGACGGCTCCCCCGACAGCACCTACGAGATCGCCGAGCACGCGTACGGCGCCCACCCGCAGGTCTCGGTCTACACGAAGCCCAACGGCGGCAAGGCGAGCGCGCTCAACTTCGGCATCGCGCGCGCCCGCGGCGAGGTCGTCATCGGCCTCGACGCCGACACCGTGTTCCTGCCCAACACCACGGCCGAGCTGGTCGCGCCGCTCGCCGACCCGCGGGTCGGCGCGGTCGCCGGGAACGCGAAGGTCGGCAACCGCGTCAACATCGTCACGCAGTGGCAGGCCGTCGAGTACGTGACGAGCCAGAACCTCGACCGGCGCGCCTTCTCCCTGCTCGACTGCATTACCGTCGTGCCGGGCGCGGTCGGCGCGTGGCGGCGCGCGCTCGTGCTCGAGGTCGGCGGCTTCAGCGACGACACGCTCGCCGAGGACCAGGACCTCACGCTCGAGATCCGCCGCCGCGGCCACTCCGTGGCCTACGCCGACCGCGCGATCGCCTACACCGAGGCGCCCGACACGCTGCGCGGCCTCGCCAAGCAGCGCTTCCGCTGGAGCTTCGGCACGCTGCAGTGCATGTGGAAGCACCGCGACGTCCTCCTCCGCCCGCGCTACGGCTCGCTCGGCATGGTCGCGATGCCTAACGTGTGGCTCTTCCAGCTCGTCTTCGCGGCCATCGGGCCGGTGGCCGACCTGATGTTCGTGCTGAGCCTCCTCTCGGTCTGGTTCAACAAGGTCCAGCACGGCGCCACCTACGCGCTCGTCAACCTGCGGCAGATCCTCATCTACTACGCGATCTTCCTCGTCGTCGACTGGCTCGCCGCGGTGCTCGCGTTCTTCATGGAGTCGGGCGAGGACCGCCGCCTCACCTGGCTCATCTTCCTGCAGCGCTTCGCCTACCGGCAGGTGATGTACTGGGTCGTCGTGAAGTCGTTCGCCGCCGCCCTGCGCGGGCGCGTCGTCGGCTGGGGGAAGCTCGACCGCACCGGCGCGGTCTCGGTCCCGCGCGCCACCCCCGCGGCGGCTACCTTGCCCGTATGA
- a CDS encoding carboxylic ester hydrolase gives MSLNRWSTALGALALAGSAVVTARAAGRPAPNNRPPAGDTVRTSAGLLTGTASDRAGGRAYLGVPYAAPPVGPLRWRPPQPAPAWPGMRAADHFAPACVQPGPAAFGPWTLEFLLRGPVSEDCLTLNVWTGAGPNRNGAGRPVLVWVHGGGFTGGSGDVPVYDGAALAARGLVVVTLNYRLGALGFLAHPALTAESPEHASGDYGLLDQVAALRWVRDNVAAFGGDPARVTVAGQSAGAASVVLLTASPLARGLFQRAVVESGPGGLAAFGMATTRAITRPLAEAERDGVAFAAALGAAGGRAPSLAALRALPASAFVAAPGAAGAAAPPRIRFGPVVDGRFLPEPVDAVVAAGRQSDVPTLTGINADEGSASPTYGRSDTVRLRDLGLASLHRVLAERARTARTPAYAYLFDRAIPWPEHPEFGAFHTAEVPYVFGTLDALPRPWTAADRRLSATIMAYWVNFVARGDPNGAGLPAWPAFDPRRAAVQELGVERVGPRATPDSTLRALLAP, from the coding sequence TTGTCCCTAAATCGGTGGTCCACGGCCCTGGGCGCGCTGGCGCTCGCCGGCTCGGCCGTGGTCACGGCCCGCGCCGCCGGCCGCCCCGCGCCCAACAACCGGCCGCCGGCGGGCGACACGGTCCGCACCTCGGCCGGCCTGCTCACCGGCACCGCGTCCGACCGGGCGGGCGGGCGCGCGTACCTCGGCGTCCCATACGCCGCGCCGCCGGTCGGTCCGCTCCGCTGGCGCCCGCCGCAGCCCGCCCCCGCGTGGCCCGGGATGCGCGCGGCCGACCACTTCGCGCCCGCGTGCGTGCAGCCGGGCCCCGCCGCGTTCGGGCCGTGGACGCTCGAGTTCCTGCTCCGCGGGCCGGTGAGCGAGGACTGCCTCACGCTCAACGTCTGGACCGGTGCCGGGCCTAACAGAAACGGCGCGGGGCGGCCGGTGCTGGTCTGGGTCCACGGCGGCGGGTTCACCGGCGGCTCGGGCGACGTGCCGGTCTACGACGGCGCGGCGCTCGCCGCGCGCGGCCTCGTCGTCGTCACGCTCAACTACCGGTTAGGCGCCCTCGGCTTCCTCGCGCACCCGGCGCTGACGGCCGAGTCGCCGGAGCACGCGTCGGGCGACTACGGGCTCCTCGACCAGGTGGCCGCGCTCCGGTGGGTGCGCGACAACGTCGCGGCGTTCGGCGGCGACCCGGCGCGCGTGACGGTCGCGGGGCAGTCCGCGGGGGCGGCCTCGGTGGTCCTGCTCACCGCGTCGCCGCTGGCCAGGGGCCTCTTCCAGCGCGCGGTGGTGGAGAGCGGCCCGGGCGGACTCGCCGCGTTCGGGATGGCGACCACGCGCGCGATCACCCGTCCGCTCGCCGAGGCGGAGCGCGACGGCGTCGCGTTCGCGGCGGCGTTGGGCGCCGCCGGTGGGCGCGCGCCGTCGCTCGCCGCCCTCCGCGCGCTGCCGGCGAGCGCGTTCGTCGCCGCCCCGGGAGCGGCGGGCGCGGCGGCCCCGCCGCGAATCCGCTTCGGCCCCGTCGTCGACGGCCGGTTCCTCCCCGAGCCGGTGGACGCGGTCGTCGCCGCGGGCCGGCAGAGCGACGTCCCGACGCTGACGGGGATCAACGCCGACGAGGGCAGCGCCTCGCCCACCTACGGCCGGTCCGACACGGTGCGCCTGCGCGACCTCGGGTTGGCGAGCCTGCACCGGGTCCTCGCCGAGCGCGCGAGGACGGCGCGGACGCCGGCGTACGCGTACCTCTTCGACCGGGCGATCCCGTGGCCGGAGCACCCGGAGTTCGGCGCGTTCCACACGGCGGAGGTACCGTACGTGTTCGGGACGCTCGACGCGCTCCCGCGCCCCTGGACGGCGGCGGACCGGCGGCTTTCCGCGACGATCATGGCGTACTGGGTCAACTTCGTGGCGCGGGGCGACCCGAACGGCGCGGGGCTGCCGGCGTGGCCGGCCTTCGATCCGCGTCGCGCGGCCGTGCAGGAGCTCGGGGTCGAACGCGTGGGACCGCGCGCCACGCCGGACAGCACCCTGCGCGCGCTCCTCGCGCCCTGA
- the wrbA gene encoding TrpR-binding protein WrbA — MAVKVAVIYYSATGTTYALAKAIAEGAESAGAEVRLRKVRELAPEEAIASNQGWAAHRLETQDVPEATLADVEESDAVIFGSPTRYGLPAAQLKQFLDTTGPLWGAGKLVNKITSGFTSAATLHGGQESTILALYNTFYHWSSITVAPGYADPIQFAAGNPYGTSFVSQNGAVKPDDTALAAARFQGKRVAEVAAQFLAGKSAAGVGQGATPEAVGANR, encoded by the coding sequence ATGGCCGTCAAAGTCGCCGTCATCTACTACAGCGCCACGGGTACCACCTATGCGCTCGCGAAGGCGATTGCCGAAGGGGCCGAATCGGCGGGCGCGGAGGTGCGTCTGCGCAAGGTTCGCGAACTCGCGCCGGAGGAGGCGATCGCAAGCAACCAGGGGTGGGCCGCGCACCGGCTCGAAACGCAGGACGTGCCCGAGGCGACGCTGGCCGACGTCGAGGAGAGCGACGCCGTGATCTTCGGCTCGCCGACGCGCTACGGGCTGCCGGCCGCGCAGCTCAAGCAGTTCCTCGACACCACGGGGCCGCTCTGGGGCGCGGGGAAGCTCGTCAACAAGATCACGTCGGGGTTCACGAGCGCGGCCACGCTGCACGGCGGGCAGGAGTCGACGATCCTCGCGCTGTACAACACGTTCTACCACTGGAGCAGCATCACCGTGGCGCCGGGCTACGCGGACCCGATCCAGTTTGCCGCGGGGAACCCGTACGGCACGTCGTTCGTGAGCCAGAACGGGGCCGTGAAGCCGGACGACACGGCGCTCGCCGCCGCGCGGTTCCAGGGCAAGCGGGTGGCCGAGGTAGCGGCACAGTTCCTGGCCGGTAAGTCGGCGGCGGGCGTTGGGCAGGGCGCGACGCCCGAGGCCGTGGGCGCGAACCGGTAA
- a CDS encoding AsnC family transcriptional regulator has translation MDEIDRRLVTLLRDDARRSAATLARTLGVSRATVQNRIARLQREGTILGFTLRVGPEADARRVRAVMMVAVEGKSSAPIVRALRAFPEVVAIHTTNGRWDLVVELRTDGLEAFDHALGRIRLIEGIAGTETSLLLSSPLL, from the coding sequence GTGGACGAGATCGACCGCCGCCTCGTGACGCTCCTGCGCGACGACGCGCGACGCAGCGCCGCGACGCTCGCGCGCACGCTCGGCGTGTCGCGGGCGACGGTGCAGAACCGGATCGCGCGACTGCAGCGTGAGGGCACGATCCTCGGCTTCACGTTGCGCGTGGGGCCCGAAGCCGACGCGCGGCGCGTGCGGGCGGTGATGATGGTCGCGGTCGAGGGGAAGAGCTCCGCGCCGATCGTGCGCGCCCTGCGTGCGTTTCCGGAGGTGGTCGCGATCCACACGACGAACGGGCGGTGGGACCTCGTCGTCGAGCTCCGCACCGACGGGCTGGAAGCGTTCGACCACGCGCTCGGCCGCATCCGCCTGATCGAGGGGATCGCGGGGACGGAAACGAGCCTCCTCCTATCCTCGCCGCTGCTGTAA
- a CDS encoding esterase, with amino-acid sequence MASEAAPAIPPGTRDRLEGSGLAATLGITFVELTRERVVARMPVGPRVHQPFGLLHGGASVALAESVASVGAWLNLDREREGAVGLEINANHVRGLRDGVVTATATPAHLGRTTHVWDVRIVDEADRLVCVSRCTVAIIPLARPDAPAPGADGAG; translated from the coding sequence GTGGCGTCTGAGGCGGCGCCCGCGATTCCGCCCGGCACGCGCGATCGGCTCGAGGGCTCGGGGCTCGCGGCCACGCTCGGCATCACCTTCGTCGAACTCACGCGCGAGCGGGTCGTCGCGCGCATGCCGGTCGGACCGCGCGTGCACCAGCCGTTCGGGCTCCTGCACGGCGGGGCGAGCGTCGCGCTCGCCGAGTCGGTCGCGAGCGTGGGCGCGTGGCTCAACCTCGACCGGGAGCGCGAGGGGGCGGTGGGGCTCGAGATCAACGCCAACCACGTGCGCGGGCTGCGCGACGGCGTCGTGACGGCGACCGCGACGCCCGCGCACCTCGGCCGGACGACGCACGTGTGGGACGTACGGATCGTCGACGAGGCGGACCGGCTGGTGTGCGTGTCGCGCTGCACGGTCGCGATCATCCCACTCGCGCGGCCCGACGCGCCTGCGCCCGGCGCGGACGGGGCGGGATGA
- a CDS encoding aromatic-L-amino-acid decarboxylase: MTASYLGDLPPSALQRYGRELLDWISAYLSDPERYPVLARVRPGDVTAALSPSPPVRGESLADILADAERVLLPGVTHWNHPGFFAYFAISSSVPGLLGEMLAAALNVNAMIWTAAPSATELERVALDWLRQLLGMGPGWFGLIHDTASVSTLVALTAAREADPALAVRERGMAGRADLPPLRVYCSEHAHSSVDKAAITLGIGHANVVKVPADDAFRLRPDLLAAAMDDDVARGMRPVAVVATTGTTGTTSVDPVRAVAAVCRARGAWLHVDGAYGGAAAVVPELRGVLDGVELADSLVVNPHKWLFTPLDCSVLYTRRPDVLRRAFSLVPEYLVTHVPAADGGEAEGGEAARVDLMDYGVQLGRRFRALKLWMVLRAFGAEGLAERLRYHVQLAQTFAAWVAAEPGWEVSAPHPLSLVCFRHAPPGVDPEAQDAANARILAAVNAGGEVFLSHTRLRGRYVLRLAVGNIRTEERHVARAWELLRQAARSL; the protein is encoded by the coding sequence ATGACCGCATCGTACCTCGGCGACCTCCCCCCCTCGGCCCTCCAGCGCTACGGCCGCGAACTGCTCGACTGGATCTCGGCCTACCTCTCCGACCCCGAACGCTACCCCGTCCTTGCCCGCGTCCGCCCCGGCGACGTCACCGCGGCCCTTTCCCCCTCGCCGCCCGTCCGCGGCGAGTCCCTCGCCGACATCCTCGCCGACGCCGAGCGCGTGCTGCTCCCCGGGGTCACCCACTGGAACCACCCCGGCTTCTTCGCCTACTTCGCCATCTCCAGCAGCGTCCCGGGCCTCCTCGGCGAGATGCTCGCCGCCGCGCTCAACGTCAACGCGATGATCTGGACCGCCGCCCCGTCCGCGACCGAGCTCGAGCGCGTCGCCCTCGACTGGCTGCGACAGCTGTTGGGCATGGGCCCCGGCTGGTTCGGCCTGATCCACGACACCGCGTCCGTGTCGACGCTCGTCGCCCTCACGGCCGCCCGCGAGGCCGACCCCGCGCTCGCCGTGCGCGAGCGCGGCATGGCCGGGCGCGCCGACCTGCCGCCGCTCCGGGTGTACTGCTCCGAGCACGCCCACTCCTCCGTCGACAAGGCCGCGATCACGTTAGGCATCGGCCACGCGAACGTCGTCAAGGTCCCCGCGGACGACGCGTTCCGCCTCCGCCCCGACCTGCTCGCCGCCGCGATGGACGACGACGTCGCGCGCGGGATGCGCCCGGTCGCCGTCGTCGCGACCACCGGGACGACCGGCACGACGAGCGTCGACCCCGTGCGCGCGGTCGCCGCCGTGTGCCGCGCGCGCGGCGCGTGGCTCCACGTCGACGGCGCGTACGGCGGGGCGGCCGCGGTCGTCCCCGAACTGCGCGGCGTGCTCGACGGGGTCGAACTCGCCGACTCGCTCGTCGTCAACCCGCACAAGTGGCTCTTCACGCCGCTCGACTGCTCGGTGCTCTACACGCGCCGCCCCGACGTGCTCCGGCGCGCATTCTCGCTCGTCCCCGAGTACCTCGTCACCCACGTCCCCGCGGCCGACGGCGGCGAGGCCGAGGGCGGCGAGGCCGCGCGCGTCGACCTCATGGACTACGGCGTCCAGCTCGGCCGGCGTTTCCGCGCGCTCAAACTGTGGATGGTGCTCCGCGCGTTCGGCGCCGAGGGGCTGGCCGAACGCCTGCGCTACCACGTGCAGCTCGCGCAGACGTTCGCCGCCTGGGTCGCCGCCGAGCCGGGGTGGGAGGTGAGCGCGCCGCACCCGCTCTCCCTCGTCTGCTTCCGGCACGCGCCGCCCGGCGTCGACCCCGAGGCGCAGGACGCGGCCAACGCGCGCATCCTCGCCGCGGTGAACGCGGGCGGCGAGGTGTTCCTCTCGCACACGCGGCTCCGCGGGCGCTACGTGCTCCGCCTCGCGGTTGGGAACATCCGCACCGAAGAGCGCCACGTCGCGCGCGCGTGGGAGCTGCTACGCCAGGCCGCGCGCAGTCTGTGA
- a CDS encoding Na+/H+-exchanging protein — protein sequence MAALAALAFPLMHHLLGTLVALLVATKLLGALAQRFGQPAVLGELLAGVLLGGSLLGVLDPADPVLHAFSELGVLVLLFEIGLETDLRALVRVGGAATTVALVGVALPCALGYAAAVALGLSPIAATVAAASLSATSIGISARVLSDLGQLETPEGQVVLGAAVLDDVVGLVILAVVGAAVAGAGVSAGLVARTTAVAAGFIAGALVLGRLLVPPLFRLIARVETPGTLVVLGLALAYAAAWLAEGAGSATIIGAFAAGLVLHDTPQREELEHAVTTVGHVIVPVFFAVVGASVDVRTLADPRTLAVGGALVAAGVVGKFAAGYAPVWFRGRKALIGAAMIPRGEVGLIFAQAGLASRALSPALFSAVAMMVLATTFLAPPLLARIAGRGGVPDEEARPGDGGVDDLVFGEEGAVGD from the coding sequence TTGGCGGCCCTGGCGGCGTTAGCCTTCCCGCTCATGCACCACTTGCTCGGCACGCTCGTCGCGCTGCTCGTCGCGACCAAACTGCTCGGGGCCCTCGCCCAGCGCTTCGGCCAACCCGCGGTGCTCGGCGAGTTGCTCGCCGGCGTGCTGCTCGGGGGCTCGCTGCTCGGCGTGCTCGACCCGGCGGATCCGGTGCTGCACGCGTTCTCGGAGCTGGGCGTGCTCGTGCTGCTCTTCGAGATCGGGCTGGAGACGGACCTGCGCGCGCTCGTGCGCGTGGGGGGCGCGGCGACGACGGTCGCGCTCGTCGGGGTCGCGCTGCCGTGCGCGCTCGGCTACGCGGCGGCGGTCGCGCTCGGGCTGTCACCGATCGCGGCGACGGTCGCCGCGGCGTCGCTTTCGGCGACGTCGATCGGGATTTCGGCGCGGGTGCTGAGCGACCTCGGGCAGCTGGAGACGCCGGAGGGGCAGGTCGTGTTAGGCGCGGCGGTGCTCGACGACGTGGTCGGGCTGGTGATCCTCGCGGTGGTCGGGGCGGCGGTGGCGGGGGCGGGGGTGAGCGCGGGGCTGGTCGCGCGCACGACGGCGGTCGCGGCGGGGTTCATCGCGGGGGCGCTCGTGCTCGGGCGGCTGCTGGTGCCGCCGCTGTTCCGGCTGATCGCCCGGGTGGAGACGCCGGGGACGCTCGTCGTGCTCGGGCTCGCGCTGGCCTACGCGGCGGCGTGGCTGGCCGAGGGGGCGGGGTCGGCGACGATCATCGGGGCGTTCGCGGCGGGGCTGGTGCTGCACGACACGCCGCAGCGCGAGGAGCTCGAGCACGCGGTGACGACCGTGGGGCACGTGATCGTGCCGGTGTTCTTTGCGGTCGTCGGGGCGTCGGTGGACGTGCGGACGCTGGCGGACCCGCGGACGCTCGCGGTGGGCGGGGCGCTCGTCGCGGCGGGGGTGGTGGGGAAGTTCGCGGCGGGGTACGCGCCGGTGTGGTTCCGGGGGCGGAAGGCGCTGATCGGGGCGGCGATGATCCCGCGCGGGGAAGTGGGGTTGATCTTCGCGCAGGCGGGGCTGGCGAGTCGGGCGCTGTCGCCGGCGTTGTTCAGCGCGGTCGCGATGATGGTGCTGGCGACGACGTTTCTCGCGCCGCCGCTGTTGGCGCGGATTGCGGGGCGGGGTGGCGTGCCGGACGAGGAGGCGCGGCCGGGGGACGGGGGGGTGGATGATTTGGTGTTCGGCGAGGAAGGGGCGGTAGGGGACTAA
- a CDS encoding acetyltransferase, with the protein MSAPEAAPAALEWRCAPFADLTPHDLYAALQLRSLVFVVEQACPFLDPDGDDDQAWHLLGWHADRLAAYARLFAPGLKYAEASVGRVVTHPDARRAGAGRALMAEALRTLDTLAPGAPVRIGAQKYLERFYGGFGFVRDGADYLEDGIVHLEMIRPGAR; encoded by the coding sequence GTGAGCGCGCCCGAAGCAGCACCCGCCGCCCTCGAGTGGCGCTGCGCCCCGTTCGCCGACCTCACCCCGCACGACCTCTACGCCGCCCTCCAACTCCGCTCCCTCGTCTTCGTCGTCGAACAGGCCTGCCCGTTCCTCGACCCCGACGGCGACGACGACCAAGCCTGGCACCTCCTCGGCTGGCACGCGGACCGCCTCGCCGCCTACGCCCGCCTCTTCGCCCCCGGCCTCAAGTACGCCGAGGCGTCCGTCGGCCGCGTCGTCACCCACCCCGACGCCCGCCGCGCCGGCGCGGGGCGCGCGCTCATGGCCGAGGCGCTCCGAACGTTAGACACCCTCGCCCCCGGCGCCCCCGTCCGCATCGGCGCCCAGAAATACCTCGAACGGTTCTACGGCGGCTTCGGCTTCGTGCGCGACGGCGCGGACTACCTCGAGGACGGAATCGTACACCTTGAAATGATCCGGCCCGGCGCGCGTTAG